GTTGTTTCTCGTTGTTTTGCCCTTAAAAGATCATTTTCTAAGAAATTCTGATGTCGTCCTTGCTGAAAGTCTGATCTTTACCATCAGAGATGAGGCTGATTCTAATGCAGAGGAGTCCTTGCAGTTTGGGAGAATTTCACAAAACTGACTCTGAAACGCTCAAGTGCCCAGACTCTTATTATACCCCCCACAGGAACGGGTCTTTCTGCATAACACCAGACGTTTTCTAGCCCGGGCTCACAGGAACAATGACCACCATCCCACAAAGCCCCAACACCAGCACCAGTCACAACCCATCAACAAAGCCTCCCAGCACTGACCACATCCTCCCCGCTGAACCAGATAAGACCTGGCCTGGAGGCAGCCTCTACACAAAGCGCTCTTTTCAGGAAAAACACACTTGCTGCCATATTTTTCCTCTCAGGATGTgtcttaatttcatattttgtagTGTGCCTGTTGTAATATTTCACTACAATGTGCCAAAgcactttatatttttgtatgataatggcagtgtgttgttgttggacGAAGGATACGAGTGCAGCAGAAATGTATCTTTATCAACTCagtaaaaccaaacacacaagaGAGTACAtagattgatttattttacacagtcagtaaataaacatacattttctctAATACATTTATCAAGCGAATTATCACAATTTACATGTCATTACACAGAATGCTGAAaactgtttgctgctgctggctcCTGTTGTAGCCATAAAAAACTTATAttacatatacagtagattattattattataaaatattattattattatctcttCCACAGCCATgtttatgattttcattttatttgaattattgcAGGTCAGTCTTGACTGTTCCCACTTCAGGAGAAACATATAAGATATTTTATAATATCATCAATTGCTCTGTAACATGACATTTAATTCTGCATGCTCTGCCAAAGACCTGCTGTAAGTCTTTTTATTTAAGGACCTGTTAACTGGTTCTTCAATCTTAATGAGACTCTTAATGAGTGCTTTATTGTGTGTGACAGGAGAGGTCAACTTGTTAAACTTTAAATATGTCAAAGGTGTAACCAGTGCCAGCATCGGCTGCAGGtcttataaaaatgtattttgttggtTAAAGGTTCATTCATCTGTTGTAGTAAAGAAGTATTGGCATTTAATTTACAATACCCTACTCCTTCACAAAAAGCAAATTATGAAATAATCTGACAAGTAATAAACCCAGAAAGTGTGACAGTAGAAATAAACAAGTCTCTGAGAACTCCCTGTTAAAACTCCGTCCTCACGTCTTCATTAGACTGACTTCCTTTTTTCAGCCTGTTAAACCTACGACACGTTAAAACAGTTCAACACTGCTGacaatgtgtgttgttttctaaaGATGTCTGATCAAAATGATCCAAATCTTGTCAAGTTTTAGTTTGAATGAGgcagtttttatttacatgttttctattaaagaaaagagaaaaaggaagaaaagaaaaaaaaaaaagattcacttACAGAATTCAAGTATTTCCAAATTAATTTACAGTAATACTCCTCTACATGCAAcacaaaataccaaaataagGGGTATTTAACCACTTCTGAATGAAGTGATTTGAACACTTCACATGATGTTAATAGTCCCACTATAACATATTATTCTTCCCAGTGACCAAACCTCTGGCTCAGAGTTTGCTTGTGCTTTGTGAGGTGAAGCTGGAGGCCAGGTCGTAGTCCTCCTGCAGCTGGTAGTGTCCGTACCAGCTGTGCCAGTCCACCGCTGCAGAGCTGAAGTAGCTCTGCTCGGCCGGGTTCTGCTGCTGGGCGTGGGCCTCCTCCTGTGCAGGGCGGCAGGGCAGGTGCAGGGACACCTGCGTGGAGCCCAGCCTGTGCAGGATGTCTGGGTTGAACTGGTAGGTGAGTTTGCGGCGCACTTTGATAATCTCACCGGTGCGGCTGTAGTTTCTCAGAGCTCTTGCCATCTTCTGATATGTCATGGTCTTGCGGTTGCCCTTGCGCTGGCCCCAGCACTCAGCAAGCTTCTCCTTGTTCTTGGAGATGAAGTGGAAGGTTCCGCTGCCGCTGTCCGTCCACTGGATTGAGTCGCCCATGTTGGGGTCATTCAGAGCTTCATGGAGGTATTCATAAAGTCTGAGCTTCTTACGACCTGAGGGGATtgaattgattttgttttaatgttcatGCAATAGAAGAAAAACTCTCAAAACTCCCGGGAAATTCCCAAATTATGTTCTTACCTTTGCTGTTCCTCTGTGGTGGTAAGATGGAGTAGAAATGAGGGGATTCAGTTGGTATGGTGTGACCAAAGGAGACATCAGGGATGACCTGAGACCAGGACTGCTGCTGTAAGACACGTATTTTTAATCACAAAGACTCCTAATGATGGTGCATCCTTGAATCTCTGATACATACATCGTCTTATTGTCGTCTGTTCACTACTTACAGCTGTGTCATTCCAGTCATAGACAGGACACTGCAGAGATGGGTGCTGAGTGCCCAGAGTTTCACAATGTGTATACTCTGAAAGGAAAAATCACTATTGTTTAAGCACAAAATCTTGCACatgaaatcaattaaaatagaataaatataagttctgtgtctgctgtcaTGTAGATTTCTGCTTTTACCTGATTCATAATATGAATTATTTGAATGCTGTTGAATCACATCGATTGCATCCTGGAAGTGTTGGTTGATGTCGTTTTCGAAGGATGCctagaatacacacacacaggcaaagaaACCTTAATATCTCGCACAAAAACCTACagtataataatgataaagaaCACGAAGCTATAGGGGACTAAAAAGGTTCTTTTTCATCTTCCAAATATCTGTGAACATCATCAAAAGTAGGTTCGTGACAACTCACCATCTTGTATGTCTGAGTGTTTCCCTCAGATGAGGCTGTTTCTGTCCTAATAGGTGAAAGCTGCCACACTAGTGCAGGTGTACAGTATTTGTACAGgtatatttatatgtgtcaAACCTCCAGTACCTGTTTACCATTCGTAGAGAGGCCGGACAGTCGATTTAAATGTGTTAACGTCACGATGCACTGCAGCCGTacacacttcttcttttttgggAGCACAGATCAGATACACCTGAgcatcacactctctctcataGCGGAGATC
The sequence above is drawn from the Seriola aureovittata isolate HTS-2021-v1 ecotype China chromosome 22, ASM2101889v1, whole genome shotgun sequence genome and encodes:
- the spic gene encoding transcription factor Spi-C isoform X1 produces the protein MASFENDINQHFQDAIDVIQQHSNNSYYESEYTHCETLGTQHPSLQCPVYDWNDTAQQSWSQVIPDVSFGHTIPTESPHFYSILPPQRNSKGRKKLRLYEYLHEALNDPNMGDSIQWTDSGSGTFHFISKNKEKLAECWGQRKGNRKTMTYQKMARALRNYSRTGEIIKVRRKLTYQFNPDILHRLGSTQVSLHLPCRPAQEEAHAQQQNPAEQSYFSSAAVDWHSWYGHYQLQEDYDLASSFTSQSTSKL
- the spic gene encoding transcription factor Spi-C isoform X2; this translates as MASFENDINQHFQDAIDVIQQHSNNSYYESEYTHCETLGTQHPSLQCPVYDWNDTAQSWSQVIPDVSFGHTIPTESPHFYSILPPQRNSKGRKKLRLYEYLHEALNDPNMGDSIQWTDSGSGTFHFISKNKEKLAECWGQRKGNRKTMTYQKMARALRNYSRTGEIIKVRRKLTYQFNPDILHRLGSTQVSLHLPCRPAQEEAHAQQQNPAEQSYFSSAAVDWHSWYGHYQLQEDYDLASSFTSQSTSKL